The following proteins are encoded in a genomic region of Paenibacillus sp. FSL H3-0469:
- a CDS encoding nucleoside recognition domain-containing protein, with protein MESPHAINGQDPLDSLLATAKKLADKGAVRDEIVSGIYGVSAGICSDAVTYHDKKKLGSTYKLDNIVTSKIWGFPIMLAGLGLVFWITIAGANYPSGWIASLFSWIEGYLTAGFEAVHAPAWLHGVLVLGLYRGTSWVISVMLPPMMIFFPVFALLENFGYLPRVAFNMDRLFKKSGGHGKQALTMSMGFGCNAAAILSTRIIESPRERMLAILTNNFVPCNGRWPTLILLSSMFMVGAATTGALRTFSTALVLMGIVLVGIVVTLSVSWIMSKTALRGVPTHYTLELPPYRRPQIWKTIVRSSKEKSLNVLTRAIVVAAPAGIITWILGNVFVGGESVLNHMAAWFDPFAQLLGMDGFIIMAFILGLPANEIVLPILLMGYMSSGAMVDIEGLGSIKDIFLSHGWTWLTALNMMLFSLLHYPCGTTLVNIYKETKSLKWAVLSAVIPLAIAIGVTFAVASAARLFGWV; from the coding sequence ATGGAGTCACCGCATGCCATTAACGGCCAGGACCCGCTTGATTCCCTGCTCGCAACCGCGAAGAAGCTGGCAGACAAAGGCGCGGTCCGCGACGAGATCGTCAGCGGAATCTACGGCGTATCGGCCGGAATCTGCAGCGATGCCGTTACTTATCACGATAAGAAGAAGCTAGGCAGCACCTACAAGCTGGATAATATCGTCACTTCGAAGATCTGGGGCTTCCCTATTATGCTCGCCGGCCTTGGTCTGGTATTCTGGATTACCATTGCCGGCGCCAACTATCCTTCCGGCTGGATTGCTTCCCTCTTCAGCTGGATTGAAGGCTATCTGACCGCCGGCTTCGAGGCTGTTCATGCCCCCGCCTGGCTGCACGGCGTCCTTGTGCTGGGACTGTACCGCGGCACCTCATGGGTCATCAGCGTCATGCTGCCGCCTATGATGATTTTCTTCCCGGTGTTCGCGCTGCTGGAGAACTTCGGCTATCTGCCCCGGGTGGCTTTTAATATGGACCGCTTGTTCAAGAAATCCGGTGGGCATGGCAAGCAGGCCCTGACGATGTCGATGGGCTTCGGCTGCAACGCTGCCGCTATTCTGTCCACCCGCATTATTGAATCGCCCCGCGAACGGATGCTGGCCATTCTGACCAACAACTTCGTCCCGTGCAACGGCCGCTGGCCTACGCTTATCCTGCTCTCCTCCATGTTCATGGTCGGCGCGGCCACCACCGGGGCACTGCGTACCTTCTCCACTGCGCTGGTGCTGATGGGGATCGTGCTGGTCGGAATTGTTGTCACCCTGAGCGTATCGTGGATCATGTCCAAAACCGCGCTGCGCGGTGTGCCAACTCACTACACCCTGGAGCTGCCGCCTTACCGCCGCCCGCAGATCTGGAAGACCATTGTCCGCTCCTCCAAGGAAAAGTCCCTCAATGTGCTGACCCGCGCCATCGTCGTGGCCGCTCCGGCAGGGATCATCACCTGGATTCTCGGCAATGTATTTGTCGGCGGGGAGAGTGTGCTGAATCATATGGCGGCCTGGTTCGATCCGTTCGCGCAGCTGCTCGGCATGGACGGCTTCATTATTATGGCCTTCATCCTCGGCCTGCCCGCTAACGAGATTGTACTGCCTATCCTGCTGATGGGCTACATGTCCTCCGGGGCCATGGTCGATATCGAGGGTCTCGGCAGCATTAAGGACATCTTCCTGAGCCACGGCTGGACCTGGCTGACGGCGCTGAATATGATGCTGTTCTCCCTGCTCCACTATCCTTGCGGCACCACACTCGTGAACATCTACAAGGAGACCAAAAGCCTGAAATGGGCTGTGCTCTCCGCTGTAATCCCGCTCGCCATCGCTATCGGCGTAACCTTCGCGGTGGCTTCGGCAGCGCGGCTGTTCGGCTGGGTGTAA
- a CDS encoding FeoB small GTPase domain-containing protein, with translation MSEYIVAFAGNPNTGKSTLFNLLTGMRQHTGNWAGKTVVTAEGRFTHKEHTYRAVDLPGTYSLYSNSADEEAARDYIIFEEPDVTLVVLDATSLERNLNLALQVLEITGRAVVCINLIDEAKRLGIDINLKRMAERLGVPVTAISARNGTGIEALLDQIARVATGEFRAEPLKITYGEEIEQGIAELIPMVEQTVGARYPARWIALRLLDGDHSLLASLKAHMGRKGISVAKEVARHGVTACH, from the coding sequence ATGAGCGAGTATATCGTAGCTTTTGCGGGCAACCCCAATACAGGCAAAAGCACGCTGTTCAACCTGTTGACCGGGATGCGCCAGCACACCGGCAACTGGGCCGGCAAAACCGTAGTCACCGCTGAAGGGCGGTTCACCCACAAGGAGCATACCTACCGGGCCGTTGACCTTCCCGGCACCTATTCGCTCTACTCCAATTCCGCCGATGAAGAGGCGGCCCGGGACTATATTATTTTTGAAGAGCCGGATGTAACGCTGGTGGTTCTGGATGCCACATCACTGGAGCGCAACCTCAATCTGGCCCTGCAGGTACTGGAGATTACGGGACGCGCGGTGGTCTGCATCAACCTGATCGATGAAGCCAAGCGGCTGGGCATTGATATTAATCTGAAGCGGATGGCGGAGCGCCTCGGTGTGCCTGTCACGGCCATTTCGGCCCGCAACGGGACCGGTATTGAAGCGCTGCTGGATCAGATCGCACGCGTAGCTACCGGTGAGTTCAGGGCAGAACCGCTGAAGATTACCTATGGCGAAGAGATTGAGCAAGGCATTGCCGAACTGATCCCCATGGTGGAGCAGACAGTCGGTGCCAGATATCCGGCACGCTGGATTGCCCTGCGCCTGCTGGACGGTGACCACAGCCTGCTGGCTTCCCTCAAAGCCCATATGGGACGCAAGGGTATATCTGTAGCGAAGGAGGTAGCCCGCCATGGAGTCACCGCATGCCATTAA
- a CDS encoding FeoA family protein yields MAGAVIPLSEATNGSTLRISGIEVQGVLRRRLLDLGFVTGNRVEVLRRSPLGDPTAYRISNTTIALRREESSLIYGELIGGGEG; encoded by the coding sequence ATGGCCGGAGCCGTAATTCCATTGTCTGAAGCTACGAACGGCAGCACGCTGCGGATCAGCGGCATCGAGGTCCAGGGTGTGCTGCGGAGAAGATTGCTTGATCTCGGATTTGTCACCGGGAACCGTGTAGAAGTGCTGCGGCGCAGCCCGCTCGGCGACCCTACGGCTTACCGGATCAGCAATACGACCATTGCCCTGCGGCGGGAAGAGAGTTCCCTCATTTATGGCGAACTGATTGGAGGCGGAGAAGGATGA
- a CDS encoding AraC family transcriptional regulator, whose amino-acid sequence MHYQLIHKSIEFIEQHLEEDLDLEKVAKAAGLSKYHFHRVFRKYVNKNVHEYIRARRLSQAANLLLYSETRILEIALQYGFESQEAFTRAFKEIYDLPPALYRSQVRLLIQEREVFTMSEITGWYITGTQPDNYKVEIDPRVCYKTSPSMHLHSNEEAAQDDNGFGTLMQQFQAREYRGKRMRFSGFVRTEDVTGWSGLWMRVDDNQQNMLAFDNMQNRSIQGTTEWNHYACVMDIPSEADVINIGILLSGTGQVWLGECEFEEVGKDVPVTDGSTGAVNLPSGPQNLKFDQQQQPEQSASS is encoded by the coding sequence ATGCACTACCAATTGATTCACAAGAGCATCGAATTTATTGAGCAGCATTTGGAAGAGGATTTGGATTTGGAGAAGGTGGCTAAGGCAGCAGGGTTGTCCAAATATCATTTTCACCGGGTTTTCCGGAAATATGTGAACAAAAATGTCCATGAATATATCCGGGCCCGCCGTCTCAGCCAAGCCGCCAATCTCCTGCTGTACTCCGAGACGCGTATTCTTGAGATTGCGCTGCAGTACGGCTTTGAGAGCCAGGAGGCTTTTACAAGAGCTTTCAAGGAAATCTATGATTTGCCGCCTGCGCTGTACAGATCGCAGGTGAGACTATTGATTCAGGAAAGAGAGGTATTTACAATGTCAGAGATTACAGGCTGGTATATAACAGGTACTCAACCGGACAACTATAAGGTAGAGATTGATCCCCGCGTCTGCTATAAGACAAGTCCCTCCATGCATCTTCATTCGAATGAAGAGGCTGCGCAGGACGACAATGGTTTTGGAACCTTAATGCAGCAGTTTCAGGCAAGAGAGTATCGGGGGAAGCGGATGCGCTTCTCCGGGTTCGTAAGAACGGAGGATGTCACCGGCTGGAGCGGCCTGTGGATGAGAGTGGATGATAATCAGCAGAATATGCTGGCTTTTGATAACATGCAGAACCGGAGCATACAAGGTACCACGGAATGGAACCACTATGCCTGCGTAATGGATATTCCGTCGGAAGCCGACGTAATCAATATCGGAATCCTGCTGAGCGGAACCGGACAGGTATGGCTGGGCGAATGTGAATTCGAGGAAGTAGGCAAGGATGTACCCGTAACGGATGGCTCTACAGGTGCAGTGAACCTTCCGTCCGGGCCGCAGAATCTGAAGTTCGACCAGCAGCAACAGCCGGAGCAATCTGCTTCAAGCTGA
- a CDS encoding endospore germination permease gives MVNNKQVKEQVSSLQIAFMIMLFEIGSTPLFLLGGTAKQDSWLAMCAGSAAGFALLLVLMWIQHRSPGADLIGMLKAHFGTAPGAFIGAVYSLYFAYQSMRNVRDLGELTAMTMLPRTPMAITMLVFVLLALYAIWKGAEVVFRLPEVLLPVMLFFYFLLVLMLAIMGVIDFSRLTPVMEGGLMPVLQAALPEIVSFPFGQMIVFLMLWTLWEKPGMPVKYTVNAYLIISAFLIFMNALNVAVLGPAIAGVSQLPFLKTVRVLSNLKFVERLDILVTIQLFLGLLIKMMLFYFCSVKALAELTGKPAKWWVFPVGAVIYGSSFLERDYTQHIAIGLGPSLKLDPVFQVAIPLLLALSIWVRGRLQRSA, from the coding sequence ATGGTGAACAACAAACAGGTCAAAGAACAGGTCTCTTCCCTGCAGATTGCGTTCATGATTATGCTCTTTGAAATCGGCAGCACGCCGCTGTTCCTGCTGGGGGGCACCGCCAAGCAGGATTCCTGGCTGGCGATGTGTGCAGGTTCAGCGGCGGGCTTCGCCCTTCTCCTTGTGCTGATGTGGATTCAGCACCGGTCTCCGGGCGCGGACCTGATTGGAATGCTCAAAGCTCATTTCGGCACAGCTCCCGGGGCGTTCATCGGCGCGGTGTACAGCTTGTACTTCGCTTATCAGTCCATGCGCAATGTCCGCGATCTCGGCGAGCTGACGGCGATGACCATGCTGCCGAGAACCCCGATGGCCATTACGATGCTGGTGTTCGTGCTGCTGGCCTTATATGCCATTTGGAAGGGGGCGGAGGTCGTCTTCAGGCTGCCTGAGGTGCTGCTTCCAGTCATGCTGTTCTTCTATTTTCTGCTTGTTCTGATGCTGGCCATCATGGGAGTGATCGATTTCAGCCGTCTGACGCCGGTGATGGAGGGCGGGTTGATGCCGGTGCTGCAAGCGGCGCTGCCGGAGATCGTCTCGTTTCCCTTCGGGCAGATGATTGTGTTTCTGATGCTATGGACGTTATGGGAGAAGCCCGGTATGCCTGTAAAATACACAGTGAACGCCTACCTGATCATCAGCGCGTTCCTGATCTTCATGAATGCGCTGAATGTGGCCGTCCTCGGCCCGGCGATTGCGGGAGTGAGCCAGCTGCCTTTTCTCAAAACCGTCCGGGTGCTGTCCAACCTCAAATTCGTCGAACGGCTTGATATTCTCGTCACCATCCAGCTCTTCCTGGGGCTGCTGATCAAGATGATGCTCTTCTACTTCTGTTCCGTAAAAGCTCTTGCAGAGCTGACCGGCAAACCGGCCAAATGGTGGGTCTTCCCTGTGGGGGCCGTCATCTACGGTTCCTCATTCCTCGAACGGGATTACACCCAGCATATCGCCATCGGCCTCGGGCCAAGCCTTAAGCTTGACCCGGTATTCCAGGTCGCCATTCCGCTGCTGCTGGCCCTGTCGATCTGGGTGCGGGGCCGGTTACAGCGTTCAGCTTGA
- a CDS encoding Ger(x)C family spore germination protein — MMNKPGKLLRLLPLLPLLSLLLSGCWDDRELNELGITSGSAYDWENNQWKATYQVINPSSGASGMGGSGGGSTSSPPFLTFTVKGRTIMEAIERTNLTSTREMFFSHSRITVIGESLARHGINQLIDMFLRKQDARETVFVFISQGDAGMILDQLMQMTKNQGAGIQLMIEQESRLLSYYPGTRLYELAMALASESKSAVLPEILLTGSQTMDETSETAVTDLPSRLALGRLGVIKGDTFAGWLSQKQAFGLSFLTDNVDSATIAFPSRPAASDKLDASFVLQNSATTIRPVWAKDHYVMEVNVKGSGVLTELGSIMDLNDRKAISEMEESLEQRVLELMNNAWTEVKRLKADVTGFAVRVHRSDPKRWKQIEQEKSWDSVFQEIELRPQVSIEMERTGLSNKSFKSVQQK, encoded by the coding sequence ATGATGAACAAACCTGGCAAGCTGCTGCGCCTTCTGCCCCTTCTCCCGCTTCTCTCCCTCCTGCTCTCCGGCTGTTGGGATGACCGGGAGCTTAACGAGCTGGGTATTACCTCCGGTTCCGCCTATGACTGGGAGAACAATCAATGGAAGGCGACCTATCAGGTCATTAACCCCTCCTCAGGGGCCAGCGGGATGGGCGGCAGCGGAGGGGGCAGCACCAGCTCGCCGCCCTTCCTCACGTTCACCGTCAAGGGCCGGACGATTATGGAGGCCATTGAACGGACGAATCTGACCAGTACGCGGGAGATGTTCTTCTCCCACTCCAGAATTACCGTCATCGGCGAGAGCCTGGCCAGACACGGAATCAATCAGCTGATTGATATGTTCCTGCGCAAGCAGGATGCCCGGGAGACGGTCTTTGTCTTTATCTCCCAGGGCGATGCCGGAATGATTCTGGATCAGCTGATGCAGATGACCAAGAATCAGGGCGCCGGCATCCAGCTCATGATTGAACAGGAATCAAGACTCTTGTCCTACTATCCGGGAACCCGCCTGTATGAACTGGCGATGGCGCTGGCCTCTGAGTCCAAAAGCGCGGTGTTGCCGGAGATTCTGCTGACCGGCTCCCAGACGATGGATGAGACCAGTGAGACCGCAGTTACCGACCTGCCCTCGCGGCTGGCGCTGGGAAGGCTGGGCGTCATTAAAGGAGATACGTTCGCGGGCTGGCTCAGCCAGAAGCAGGCATTCGGACTTTCTTTTCTGACCGATAATGTTGATTCTGCCACCATCGCCTTCCCCTCCCGGCCGGCAGCAAGCGACAAGCTCGACGCATCCTTCGTCCTGCAGAATTCGGCCACCACCATACGCCCTGTCTGGGCCAAGGATCATTATGTGATGGAGGTTAACGTGAAGGGCAGCGGTGTGCTGACGGAGCTTGGCAGCATCATGGATCTGAACGACCGCAAGGCGATCAGTGAGATGGAGGAATCTCTGGAGCAACGGGTGCTGGAGCTAATGAATAACGCCTGGACAGAGGTCAAGCGGCTGAAGGCAGACGTCACCGGTTTTGCTGTGAGAGTACACCGGAGCGATCCGAAGCGCTGGAAGCAGATTGAGCAGGAGAAGAGCTGGGACAGCGTCTTTCAGGAGATCGAGCTCCGCCCGCAGGTCTCCATTGAGATGGAACGGACCGGACTCAGCAACAAATCGTTCAAGTCTGTCCAGCAGAAGTAA
- a CDS encoding endospore germination permease, translating to MNGKIGTTQAAMLVVNTILPTATVVLPIIISTYAEQDAPLAIIMSTAAGLLIAWIVGAVIQNSNGAPFLEWVGEKSSPVVAVILGLLMLQFYLDTTATILREFVNFVKDNVLINTPVTVLVILILFITIYMVRQGLEAIARVNSLVILLYLFFVPLYLFGLYNDLNVHHLLPMFDHNLAEITLASLTPTAWMSEVAVLLFLAPYLQYPQRAKIIGWTGLLFVAALMMFSLITALMVFGPEFIKLSSYPGFATISILRIGRFIEKLDILFISYWVLSIYLKFAIFLFVTVECFKQTFRVSSSRPFIGALGLIIALECLFSWKSSAKLNVYNEEGRFVVFFLFNVLVPLGAVLLNRLHKARSKRKGLET from the coding sequence ATGAATGGAAAAATCGGCACCACCCAAGCCGCCATGCTTGTCGTCAATACCATCCTGCCGACGGCCACTGTCGTGCTGCCTATCATTATCAGTACCTATGCAGAGCAGGACGCTCCACTGGCAATTATCATGTCTACCGCAGCGGGGCTGCTCATTGCATGGATCGTCGGGGCGGTGATTCAGAACAGTAACGGCGCTCCTTTTCTGGAGTGGGTCGGGGAGAAAAGCTCCCCGGTGGTTGCAGTCATCCTGGGTCTGCTGATGCTCCAGTTCTACCTGGACACCACCGCAACCATTCTGCGGGAGTTCGTCAATTTCGTTAAAGACAATGTTCTGATTAACACCCCGGTCACGGTGCTGGTCATACTCATTCTCTTCATCACTATCTATATGGTCAGGCAGGGACTTGAAGCGATTGCCAGAGTGAACAGTCTGGTGATTCTGCTGTATCTGTTCTTCGTACCGCTGTATCTGTTCGGGCTCTATAATGATCTGAATGTGCATCATCTGCTGCCCATGTTCGATCATAATCTGGCTGAGATCACCCTGGCAAGCCTGACACCAACTGCATGGATGTCTGAAGTGGCGGTGCTGCTGTTCCTGGCCCCTTACCTGCAATATCCGCAGCGGGCCAAGATTATCGGCTGGACAGGCCTGCTGTTCGTGGCCGCACTGATGATGTTCTCCCTGATCACAGCCCTGATGGTCTTCGGCCCGGAATTCATTAAGCTGAGCAGCTACCCTGGCTTCGCTACCATCAGCATCCTCCGGATCGGCCGGTTCATAGAGAAGCTCGATATTCTCTTCATCTCATATTGGGTGCTGTCAATCTATCTCAAATTCGCCATCTTCCTGTTCGTGACGGTGGAATGCTTCAAGCAGACCTTCCGGGTCAGCAGCAGCCGGCCCTTCATCGGCGCACTGGGTCTGATCATTGCTCTGGAGTGCCTGTTCTCCTGGAAAAGCTCCGCAAAGCTGAATGTCTATAACGAGGAAGGGCGGTTCGTGGTCTTCTTCCTGTTCAACGTTCTGGTACCGCTGGGCGCAGTCTTGCTGAACAGATTGCACAAGGCCCGGTCTAAACGGAAGGGGCTGGAGACATGA
- a CDS encoding spore germination protein, whose translation MPQQPKKSRKTTQDPVDTFVPAPLPLKLSLEDNLHELSHRIGSSSDIVIRHYKSEAEPPLSLAFIYIDGLVNADTVNQAVLQSLMGNSTLNGDGMTTEAAFNLIKEYILPVGGVKEARTLEVLLPLLFDGYTLILFEGLQVALAADTSGWEKRSINEPTSQGVIRGPKEGFTESLRTGTSMLRRRLKTADLRIEEYTIGQRTGTGIALVYLKGLASEQVLAEIRRRLNAINTDAILESNYIEEFIQDGGLTPFPTIQNTERPDAMAGGILEGQVGIIIDGTPFALLAPSTFFNFFQSSEDYYQRYDISSFLRLIRYGAFFVSMLLPALYIAVTTFHQEMLPTTLLISLAAQREGVPLPAFAEALLMELTFDVLREAGVRMPRTIGPAISIVGALVLGQAAVQAGLVSAAMVIVVSFTAISNFVIPSLAIANSIRLIRFVMMFIAASLGLFGIMSFLMVLLIHMAGLRSFGVPYLSPVAPMIPRYLKDIFIRVPLWSMNMRPKTNLGKETRRQAPNQKPQPVENAANPSPAQPKPQGEGPA comes from the coding sequence ATGCCTCAACAACCGAAGAAGAGCCGTAAGACTACCCAAGATCCTGTAGATACCTTCGTGCCTGCACCGCTTCCGCTGAAGCTCTCCCTTGAGGATAATTTGCATGAATTGAGCCATCGGATCGGCAGCAGCTCGGATATTGTCATCCGCCATTATAAGAGCGAAGCTGAGCCTCCGCTTTCCCTTGCCTTCATCTATATTGACGGTCTGGTCAACGCCGATACCGTCAACCAGGCGGTCCTCCAGTCCTTGATGGGGAACAGCACGCTGAACGGAGATGGGATGACCACAGAGGCTGCCTTTAATCTAATAAAGGAGTATATCCTGCCGGTTGGGGGAGTTAAGGAGGCCCGGACTCTGGAGGTGCTGCTGCCCCTGCTGTTTGACGGCTATACCCTGATACTGTTCGAGGGTCTTCAGGTCGCACTGGCCGCCGACACCTCCGGCTGGGAGAAAAGAAGCATTAATGAGCCAACCTCCCAGGGAGTTATCCGCGGACCGAAGGAAGGCTTCACCGAGAGCCTGCGCACCGGAACCTCCATGCTGCGCCGCCGCTTGAAAACCGCCGATCTGCGGATTGAGGAATATACCATCGGCCAGCGTACCGGGACCGGAATTGCTCTTGTCTATCTGAAGGGCCTCGCCAGTGAACAGGTGCTGGCCGAAATCCGCCGCCGGCTGAACGCCATCAATACCGATGCCATTCTGGAGAGCAATTATATTGAAGAATTCATTCAAGACGGCGGCCTGACGCCCTTTCCCACCATTCAGAATACCGAACGTCCCGACGCTATGGCCGGAGGCATTCTGGAAGGCCAGGTCGGGATTATCATTGACGGCACTCCCTTTGCGCTGCTGGCCCCGTCCACCTTCTTCAACTTTTTTCAATCCAGCGAGGATTATTACCAGCGGTATGATATTTCCTCCTTCCTGCGGCTGATCCGCTATGGTGCATTCTTCGTCTCTATGCTGCTGCCTGCACTTTATATTGCCGTTACTACCTTTCACCAGGAGATGCTGCCGACCACCCTGCTTATAAGTCTGGCTGCCCAACGGGAAGGCGTTCCGCTCCCCGCATTTGCTGAGGCGCTGCTGATGGAGCTGACCTTCGACGTCCTGCGTGAAGCGGGGGTACGTATGCCGCGGACCATCGGGCCGGCCATCTCCATCGTCGGTGCGCTGGTGCTGGGGCAGGCTGCCGTTCAAGCCGGGCTGGTCTCGGCGGCGATGGTCATTGTGGTTTCTTTTACCGCCATCTCGAACTTCGTGATTCCGTCACTGGCCATCGCCAACTCCATCCGGCTGATCCGCTTCGTGATGATGTTCATCGCTGCCTCGCTCGGTCTGTTCGGCATTATGTCCTTCCTGATGGTGCTGCTGATTCATATGGCGGGTCTGCGCTCCTTCGGCGTGCCCTATCTGTCTCCGGTTGCGCCCATGATTCCGCGTTATCTGAAGGACATCTTCATCCGTGTTCCGCTGTGGAGCATGAATATGCGTCCCAAGACCAATTTGGGCAAGGAGACCCGCAGACAAGCCCCTAACCAGAAGCCGCAGCCCGTTGAAAATGCAGCTAATCCATCACCGGCACAGCCTAAGCCGCAGGGAGAGGGTCCAGCATGA
- a CDS encoding phosphodiester glycosidase family protein → MQSGAAAAPQPKLAVYVDKENHSFIPLRFLNGFAGIQSVLTASGGQIQLSRGENSITFTPGKPGASVNGKPVTVSVRPFSENGTTYVPLSLVSQTLGIQLQWNKEAGSLTLTSGADTGTAETATLPVQNGSLIKSGSPAVISGHHTYKVGSRSFSVQTVTVSLLHPSVRLDAVLAGNTVGKTEALASIAKRSNAVAAINGTFFAAYTNDAFKAPYGYIISGGKMLKNSSGDKRAVFAYDRNMLAELIPGSEFKARFDSGSILGALQAGPRLLVNGKVALNVAGEGFRDPKILTGGGSRSALGITRDHKLILLTSGGATIPQLAEIMKQAGAYQAMNLDGGASSGLYYNGKYLTTPGRLISNALVVQTK, encoded by the coding sequence ATGCAATCCGGTGCCGCTGCGGCACCGCAGCCCAAGCTTGCCGTATATGTGGACAAGGAGAATCATTCCTTCATCCCGCTCCGCTTCCTGAACGGCTTCGCCGGCATCCAATCTGTGCTCACCGCTTCCGGCGGCCAGATCCAGCTGTCACGCGGTGAGAATTCCATTACCTTCACTCCAGGCAAGCCCGGGGCTTCCGTCAACGGCAAGCCCGTTACCGTAAGTGTGCGGCCTTTCAGTGAGAACGGGACCACCTACGTCCCCTTGTCTCTTGTAAGCCAGACACTCGGCATACAGCTCCAGTGGAATAAGGAGGCCGGATCGCTTACGCTGACAAGCGGAGCGGATACAGGAACCGCAGAGACAGCCACCCTGCCTGTACAGAACGGCAGCCTGATTAAGAGCGGCTCGCCTGCTGTAATCAGCGGACATCATACCTACAAGGTCGGCAGCCGCTCCTTCAGCGTCCAGACGGTCACAGTCTCCCTGCTGCATCCTTCGGTGAGGCTGGATGCCGTTCTGGCCGGGAATACTGTCGGCAAGACTGAAGCTCTTGCCAGCATCGCCAAGCGCAGCAATGCCGTCGCCGCGATCAACGGCACGTTCTTCGCCGCGTATACCAATGATGCCTTCAAGGCTCCTTACGGCTACATCATCAGCGGCGGCAAGATGCTGAAGAACAGCTCTGGAGACAAACGGGCGGTCTTCGCTTACGACCGCAATATGCTCGCTGAGCTCATTCCGGGCAGTGAATTCAAGGCACGCTTCGATTCCGGTTCCATTCTCGGCGCGCTTCAGGCAGGACCACGGCTGCTGGTTAACGGGAAGGTCGCGCTGAATGTGGCGGGGGAAGGCTTCCGGGACCCCAAAATCCTGACCGGCGGAGGCTCCCGCAGCGCGCTGGGCATCACCCGCGATCATAAGCTGATTCTGCTGACCTCCGGCGGGGCAACGATTCCCCAGCTGGCGGAAATTATGAAGCAGGCCGGAGCCTACCAGGCGATGAACCTCGATGGCGGCGCCTCCAGCGGCCTATATTACAACGGCAAGTACCTGACGACTCCGGGACGCCTGATCAGCAACGCTCTGGTTGTTCAGACTAAATAA
- a CDS encoding histidine phosphatase family protein, whose translation MTRIGLIRHGSTRWNQEGRVQGHTDNPLDEEGFRQAGVLAERLSGEAWDYIYSSDLLRARQTAETIAGRLGIPLAGLLPDIREMNGGLIEGTTEHERIERFGSQWKTMDLKLESQEMARERGVRAIEELAARHPGSNVLVVSHGAILRSTLAGLVPSLDVSVLLKNTSITCLVKENDSWSCELYNSAEHMDG comes from the coding sequence ATGACAAGAATAGGCTTAATCCGGCACGGCAGCACACGCTGGAATCAAGAGGGGCGGGTCCAGGGCCACACGGATAATCCTCTGGACGAGGAAGGCTTCCGGCAGGCTGGCGTGCTTGCGGAGCGGCTAAGCGGTGAAGCGTGGGATTATATCTATTCAAGCGATTTGCTGCGGGCCAGACAGACGGCGGAGACCATCGCCGGGAGATTGGGTATCCCGCTGGCCGGTCTGCTTCCGGACATCCGGGAGATGAACGGCGGATTAATTGAAGGAACCACAGAGCACGAGCGGATCGAGCGCTTTGGCAGCCAGTGGAAGACGATGGATCTGAAGCTGGAGAGTCAGGAGATGGCCCGTGAGCGTGGCGTGCGGGCGATTGAAGAGCTTGCTGCGCGCCATCCCGGCAGCAATGTGCTGGTAGTCAGCCACGGAGCTATTCTACGGAGTACGCTGGCTGGACTTGTGCCCTCCCTGGATGTAAGTGTGCTGCTGAAGAACACCTCTATCACCTGCCTGGTCAAAGAGAATGATAGCTGGAGCTGTGAATTGTACAACAGCGCGGAGCATATGGACGGATAG